From Micromonospora sp. NBC_01699, a single genomic window includes:
- a CDS encoding MarR family winged helix-turn-helix transcriptional regulator, with protein sequence MPQEAAIVPPVPGSADRGEQTAAELLKDDFGWSLGVILRRYLRAVEEIVVDVPGGPRGYQVINSAIQNLAVNQGAMAAQLGIDRTVLTYLIDDLEGAGLVARQPDPTDRRSRRVVATEAGLALWRDRQNAFAQTEADILSVLGGDQAAFKELLQRVAMHADRLDPVNNACQVVEDLTEDRGPRPRRRPSRT encoded by the coding sequence GTGCCCCAGGAAGCAGCTATCGTGCCGCCCGTCCCCGGCTCCGCGGACCGCGGCGAGCAGACGGCCGCCGAGTTGCTCAAGGACGACTTCGGCTGGTCACTCGGCGTGATCCTGCGCCGCTACCTGAGGGCGGTGGAGGAGATCGTCGTCGACGTTCCCGGCGGCCCCCGGGGCTACCAGGTGATCAACTCGGCGATCCAGAACCTCGCCGTCAACCAGGGCGCCATGGCCGCGCAGTTGGGCATCGACCGGACCGTCCTCACGTACCTGATCGACGATCTGGAAGGCGCCGGACTCGTCGCCCGCCAGCCCGACCCGACCGACCGGCGCAGTCGCCGGGTGGTCGCCACCGAAGCCGGACTGGCCCTCTGGCGGGACCGGCAGAACGCCTTCGCCCAGACCGAGGCGGACATCCTGTCGGTTCTCGGCGGTGACCAGGCGGCCTTCAAGGAGCTGCTCCAGCGGGTGGCGATGCACGCCGACCGCCTCGACCCGGTCAACAACGCCTGCCAGGTCGTGGAGGACCTCACCGAGGACCGCGGCCCGCGCCCCCGTCGCCGGCCGAGCCGGACCTGA
- a CDS encoding FMN-dependent NADH-azoreductase: protein MSLFRLDSSILGEASTSRAVADTAEKAWSRTHPSGRIVRRDLVASPIAVQDWTSAVSAGFVPADQRTEEQTRAVALATSLVDELLDAEAYLLAVPLYNYGVSQHVKAWIDLLLTDSRLRDAAEPPLAGRPAALVTTRGGGYGPGTPREGWDHATPYYRRIFGDRFGLDLHVSEVELTLAESNPAMAPLRDQARQELAAGHSSAEKHGELLAHHALTRTP from the coding sequence GTGAGCCTGTTCCGACTCGATTCGAGCATCCTCGGCGAGGCGTCCACGAGCCGCGCGGTCGCCGACACGGCCGAGAAGGCGTGGTCCCGTACCCACCCGAGCGGCCGGATCGTCCGGCGCGACCTGGTCGCCTCGCCGATCGCGGTGCAGGACTGGACCTCGGCGGTCTCGGCCGGGTTCGTGCCGGCCGATCAGCGTACCGAGGAGCAGACTCGGGCCGTCGCGCTCGCCACGTCCCTGGTCGACGAACTTCTCGACGCCGAGGCGTACCTGCTGGCCGTCCCGCTCTACAACTACGGCGTCTCGCAGCACGTGAAGGCGTGGATCGACCTGCTGCTGACCGACTCGCGGCTCAGGGACGCGGCCGAACCGCCGCTGGCCGGACGCCCGGCCGCACTCGTCACCACCCGGGGCGGCGGCTACGGTCCGGGCACCCCGCGCGAGGGCTGGGATCACGCCACCCCGTACTACCGGCGGATCTTCGGCGACCGCTTCGGGCTGGACCTGCACGTCAGCGAGGTCGAACTAACCCTCGCGGAGAGCAACCCCGCAATGGCCCCCCTGCGCGACCAGGCCCGCCAGGAGTTGGCCGCCGGCCACTCCTCCGCCGAGAAGCACGGCGAACTCCTGGCCCACCACGCCCTGACCCGGACGCCCTAA